Proteins encoded together in one Rhipicephalus sanguineus isolate Rsan-2018 chromosome 9, BIME_Rsan_1.4, whole genome shotgun sequence window:
- the LOC119404940 gene encoding mediator of RNA polymerase II transcription subunit 22: MSQTKGLSQSKEALLKSYTKQLKDDMKSMVDNFTEIIKSTRVPLEDEGQVHRPLQGIQDHYEMTVRAANIVRAGESLMKLISDIKQYLILNDFPFVNDSIAQNSQRFCAFQMDCDQRLMALRDDMAAELYELEEEYYSSCYK; this comes from the exons ATGTCGCAAACAAAAGGACTCAGTCAGAGCAAGGAAGCGCTGTTGAAATCCTACACCAAACAACTCAAGGATGACATGAAATCCATGGTCGACAACTTCACGGAGATCATCAAATCCACGCGCGTTCCGCTCGAAGATGAGGGCCAGGTACACAGACCGCTGCAGGGAATACAGGACCACTACGAAATGACAGTACGAGCTGCAAACATT GTCCGAGCTGGAGAGTCGTTGATGAAGTTAATATCGGACATAAAGCAGTACCTCATCCTAAATGACTTTCCTTTTGTGAATGACTCCATCGCCCAGAACAGCCAGCGCTTCTGTGCTTTTCAAATGGACTGTGATCAGCGGTTGATGGCTCTGCGTGACGACATGGCTGCCGAACTGTACGAGCTTGAAGAAGAGTATTATTCATCCTGCTATAAGTAA